Proteins from a single region of Zonotrichia leucophrys gambelii isolate GWCS_2022_RI chromosome 17, RI_Zleu_2.0, whole genome shotgun sequence:
- the ADAMTSL2 gene encoding ADAMTS-like protein 2 isoform X2, whose amino-acid sequence MKISKWRWSSISISAQLQLKGTLALLLVGNVVFVIAQDLAQTSNSLEEGSDVTAYWWGEWTKWTACTRTCGGGVKSQERHCLRQRRKSVSGLANKTCTGTSKRYQLCKVQECPVNGRSFREEQCSSFNSHVYNGRTYQWKPLYPDDYVHISSKPCDLHCTTVDGQRQLMVQARDGTSCKYTDFRGVCVSGKCEPIGCDGILFSTHTLDKCGVCQGDGSSCTHVTGSYRKGNSHLGYSLVTHIPAGARDIQIVERKKSADVLAVADEAGYYFFNGNYKVDSPKNFNIAGTVFKYRRPMDVYETGIEYIVAQGPTNQGLNIMVWNQNGKNPSITFEYTLLRKPHSKNLQPIFYTFSESESEESREFDGDVPLGFIQHNATYFGKISRERIDLENQVFGRQDTEEDLNLSKDSNVTRSTYQTDHDDREPEARLSSREFLLENAITDKLLGKTSDSKELLLNVTMNSIFAQGDPTNSVGSPLDSLYVDYEDSDGLVTYSVNSTFMELSNGKATNTSAETPFSNATVTMSSPQGNRTHKARNRLKLLRKGQGVSAADMYRWKLSSHEPCSSTCTTGVMSTYAMCVRYDGIEVDDAYCDAMTRPEPIHEFCAGRECQPRWETSSWSECSRTCGEGYQFRIVRCWKMISPGFDSSVYSDLCEAADIARPDERKVCKNPACGPQWEMSEWSECPARCGERSVVTRDIRCSEEEKLCDASARPLAEKNCTGPPCDRQWTVSDWGPCSGGCGQGRMIRHVYCKTSDGRVVPESQCNLDTKPLAIHPCGDKNCPSHWLAQDWERCNTTCGRGVKKRIVLCLEIVNGKIKTRSPSDCDVAKKPVEESTCFERPCFKWYTTPWSECTKTCGIGVRMRDVKCYQGKDIVRGCDPLVKPVGKQTCDLQPCPTEPPDDSCQDQAGTNCALAIKVNLCSHWYYSKACCRSCRAPHS is encoded by the exons ATGAAGATATCCAAGTGGAGGTGGAGCAGCATCTCCAtcagtgctcagctgcagctgaaaggCACCCTGGCCCTTCTTCTTGTGGGCAATGTTGTCTTTGTCATAGCTCAG GACCTGGCACAGACGTCCAACAGCCTGGAGGAGGGGTCAGATGTCACTGCTTACTGGTGGGGAGAGTGGACCAAGTGGACAGCGTGCACCAGGACCTGTGGGGGAGGCGTGAAATCCCAGGAGAGGCACTGCCTGAGGCAGAG AAGGAAGTCAGTGAGTGGGCTGGCTAATAAAACTTGCACTGGAACATCCAAGAGATACCAGCTCTGCAAAGTCCAA GAGTGCCCTGTGAACGGAAGGAGCTTCCGAGAGGAGCAGTGCTCGTCCTTTAACTCCCATGTGTACAATGGCAGAACCTATCAATGGAAACCTTTATATCCTG ATGACTATGTTCACATTTCTAGCAAGCCCTGTGACCTTCATTGCACCACCGTGGATGGTCAGAGACAGTTAATGGTTCAGGCCAGGGATGGAACATCCTGCAAATACACGGATTTCCGAGGGGTTTGCGTGTCTGGAAAATGTGAG CCCATTGGCTGTGATGGCATTCTCTTTTCCACCCACACCTTGGATAAATGTGgagtttgccaaggagatgggAGCAGCTGCACCCACGTAACCGGCAGTTACCGGAAAGGAAATTCTCATCTTG GCTATTCCCTGGTCACGCACATTCCCGCCGGAGCGAGGGATATCCAGATAGTGGAACGGAAAAAGTCTGCAGATGTTCTGG CTGTGGCTGATGAAGCTGGGTACTATTTCTTCAATGGGAACTATAAAGTGGACAGCCCAAAGAACTTCAACATTGCAGGCACGGTGTTCAAGTACCGCCGGCCCATGGACGTGTACGAGACTGGCATCGAGTACATTGTTGCCCAGGGACCCACAAATCAAGGGCTGAACATAATG GTCTGGAATCAAAATGGCAAGAACCCATCCATCACGTTTGAATACACTCTGCTGAGGAAGCCACACTCAAAGAACCTGCAGCCCATCTTCTACACCTTCTCTGAGTCGGAGAGCGAGGAGAGCCGCGAGTTTGACGGGGACGTGCCACTGGGCTTCATCCAGCACAATGCAACCTATTTTGGGAAAATCTCCAGGGAAAGGATAGACTTGGAGAACCAGGTGTTTGGAAGGCAGGACACGGAGGAAGATTTAAACTTGAGCAAAG ATTCAAACGTAACCAGGTCTACTTACCAGACAGACCATGACGACAGAGAGCCCGAGGccaggctcagctccagggAGTTCCTTCTGGAGAACGCCATCACGGACAAGCTGCTGGGCAAGACCTCGGactccaaggagctgctgctcaacGTCACCATGAACAGCATCTTCGCCCAGGGAGACCCAACCAACTCGGTGGGGTCACCCCTTGACAGCCTCTACGTGGACTACGAGGACAGCGATGGCCTCGTCACCTACTCGGTGAACAGCACCTTCATGGAGCTGAGCAATGGCAAAGCCACCAACACCTCTGCAGAGACGCCCTTCTCCAATGCCACCGTCACCATGAGCAGCCCTCAGGGGAACAGAACCCACAAAGCAAG AAACAGATTGAAGTTGTTAAGAAAGGGCCAAGGTGTGAGTGCTGCTGACATGTACAGGTGGAAGCTTTCCTCCCACGAACCCTGCAGCTCTACATGCACCACAG GAGTGATGTCCACCTATGCCATGTGTGTTCGCTATGATGGGATCGAGGTGGACGATGCCTACTGTGATGCCATGACCCGGCCCGAGCCCATCCATGAGTTCTGTGCTGGGAGAGAGTGCCAGCCAAG GTGGGAGACGAGCAGCTGGAGCGAGTGCTCGCGGACGTGCGGCGAGGGGTACCAGTTCCGCATCGTGCGCTGCTGGAAGATGATCTCACCAGGCTTTGACAGCTCCGTCTACAGCGACCTGTGCGAGGCGGCCGACATTGCCCGGCCCGACGAGCGCAAGGTCTGCAAGAACCCAGCCTGCGGGCCCCAGTGGGAGATGTCTGAGTGGTCAGAG TGCCCGGCGCGCTGCGGGGAGCGGAGCGTGGTGACAAGGGACATCCGCTGCTCGGAGGAGGAGAAGCTCTGCGACGCCAGCGCCCGGCCCCTGGCCGAGAAGAACTGCACGGGGCCACCGTGTGACCGGCAGTGGACAGTGTCCGACTGGGGACCG TGCAGCGGCGGCtgcgggcagggcaggatgaTCCGGCATGTGTACTGCAAAACCAGCGACGGGCGCGTGGTGCCCGAGTCCCAGTGCAACCTGGACACCAAACCCCTGGCCATCCACCCCTGTGGGGACAAGAACTGCCCCTCGCACTGGCTGGCACAGGACTGGGAGCGG TGCAACACGACCTGTGGCCGGGGTGTGAAGAAGAGGATCGTGCTCTGCCTGGAGATTGTCAATGGCAAGATCAAGACCCGCAGCCCCTCTGACTGTGACGTGGCCAAGAAGCCCGTGGAGGAGAGCACGTGCTTCGAGAGGCCCTGCTTCAAGTGGTACACCACCCCCTGGTCTGAg TGCACAAAAACCTGCGGGATTGGCGTGAGGATGCGGGATGTGAAGTGCTACCAGGGCAAGGACATCGTGCGGGGCTGCGACCCACTGGTGAAGCCAGTGGGCAAACAGACCTGtgacctgcagccctgccccacagagcccccag